One stretch of Roseovarius mucosus DNA includes these proteins:
- a CDS encoding ABC transporter permease — MNLLDAFTWFLAHKSTFMIALNQHLWMSAVAMSIGAAIAIPLGFLVAHSRRASFVAINIVGAIRSIPSLAILSAALPLLGIGFLPSVVALIVLAVPPMLLNTVVGVAEVDLTVTDAATGMGMSRLQIALHIELPLALGPIISGVKIASIQVIGGAALASFVGGGGLGDFISTGIAIMDMPRLLVGAVPIALLAIAAEVGFSFLERRVSYRNVNLSGEPG, encoded by the coding sequence ATGAACCTGCTTGACGCATTCACTTGGTTCCTTGCTCATAAATCCACCTTTATGATCGCGCTGAACCAGCATTTATGGATGTCTGCTGTGGCCATGTCTATCGGGGCGGCCATAGCCATTCCGTTGGGGTTCTTGGTGGCACATTCACGGCGCGCATCTTTCGTTGCGATCAATATCGTGGGCGCCATTCGGTCGATCCCTAGTCTTGCGATCCTGTCAGCAGCGTTGCCGCTTTTGGGGATTGGCTTTCTTCCTTCGGTCGTTGCACTCATCGTGCTTGCGGTGCCTCCGATGTTGTTGAACACGGTTGTGGGCGTGGCCGAGGTTGACCTAACGGTCACCGATGCCGCAACCGGCATGGGCATGAGCCGTTTGCAGATTGCGCTGCATATCGAGTTGCCATTGGCCTTGGGGCCGATCATCTCGGGCGTCAAAATCGCCTCTATTCAGGTTATTGGCGGTGCAGCATTGGCCTCATTTGTCGGGGGCGGTGGTCTGGGTGATTTCATCAGCACCGGTATCGCGATCATGGATATGCCAAGGTTGCTGGTCGGCGCAGTTCCTATCGCTCTCCTGGCGATTGCCGCTGAGGTTGGGTTTAGCTTTTTAGAACGCCGCGTGTCGTACAGAAACGTCAACCTTTCAGGAGAGCCGGGATGA
- a CDS encoding ABC transporter ATP-binding protein, translating to MIELRNVTKTYNSGGRPAVDDVSLQIETGTTVALIGPSGCGKTTTMRMINCLQVPTSGQILVNGQDVTKVDPQVLRRSIGYVIQQVGLFPHMTISENVATVPRLLKHDPAKIRKRVNEMLELVGLDPDEMGPRLPNALSGGQRQRVGFARALAADPEVMLMDEPFGAIDPITRSKVQTEFKEILKKTNKTVVMVTHDLDEALKMGDRVAIMRDGKLLQYDAPIDILARPNSLFVADFLGTDRALKQLNLISVRDRMTPATSTDFPTIAPSASLHFALSEILAQKVEGLIVREDGGPVLGFINRAAVLGPVALAS from the coding sequence ATGATCGAGCTTAGGAACGTCACCAAGACCTATAACAGTGGCGGCCGTCCCGCTGTTGACGACGTCAGTCTGCAAATCGAAACCGGCACCACGGTGGCACTGATCGGGCCGTCGGGCTGCGGCAAGACCACGACCATGCGGATGATCAATTGTCTTCAAGTGCCAACATCAGGACAAATATTGGTCAATGGGCAAGACGTGACCAAGGTTGATCCGCAGGTCTTGCGGCGCTCTATTGGTTACGTGATCCAACAGGTCGGTCTGTTCCCGCATATGACGATCTCAGAGAACGTGGCGACGGTGCCACGCCTATTGAAACATGATCCGGCCAAGATCCGGAAGCGGGTGAATGAGATGTTGGAACTTGTCGGGCTGGACCCTGACGAAATGGGACCGCGGTTGCCAAACGCGCTGTCAGGTGGTCAACGTCAGCGGGTCGGGTTTGCCCGTGCGCTGGCTGCGGACCCCGAGGTGATGCTTATGGATGAACCTTTTGGCGCTATTGATCCGATCACCCGCAGCAAGGTTCAGACAGAATTCAAGGAAATCCTGAAAAAGACAAACAAGACAGTGGTGATGGTCACCCATGATCTGGACGAGGCGCTTAAGATGGGCGACCGCGTTGCGATTATGCGGGATGGCAAATTGCTGCAATATGATGCGCCGATTGATATTCTGGCGCGTCCCAACAGTCTTTTTGTGGCGGATTTCCTTGGTACGGATCGTGCGCTGAAACAGCTGAACCTGATTTCAGTGCGTGACAGGATGACCCCTGCGACGAGCACCGATTTTCCAACCATCGCCCCAAGTGCCAGCTTGCATTTTGCGCTGTCAGAAATCCTCGCCCAAAAGGTCGAGGGCCTGATTGTCCGTGAAGATGGGGGCCCTGTTCTTGGCTTTATCAACCGTGCTGCGGTGCTGGGCCCAGTGGCTCTTGCCTCTTAG
- a CDS encoding ornithine cyclodeaminase family protein, translating into MTEIWVDYLNALDIAELALTDDEILAAVESALIAQGNKQTVIEPRVHLVPESSDKGHFNVLRGYVKSLGVAGVKVVGDFVDNYKVGLPSELAILNLFSPETGVPLAIIDATAITDMRTGAVTALGAKHLARKDSKILGHVGSRGTSYWNVRLLNHLYDFDEIRIHSRRPESRNAFGERLEKDLGKKIIVTDNWQDCLEGADILIEATRLPEPTPMFKTEWIKKGALVIPYGTMSAVEFDLTDIMDKMLVDDWGQCGPGRPYGSLRAHVDAGKLSEETLHAELGEVAAGLKPGRENDDETILFWHRGLSSTDVALGAALVAKAKANNIGQKIRFR; encoded by the coding sequence ATGACCGAGATCTGGGTCGACTATCTTAACGCACTGGACATTGCAGAACTTGCCCTGACCGACGATGAAATCCTTGCGGCGGTTGAATCCGCGCTGATTGCACAAGGCAACAAGCAGACTGTCATCGAACCGCGTGTGCATCTGGTTCCTGAAAGTTCGGACAAAGGGCATTTCAATGTCCTGCGCGGCTATGTGAAATCGCTCGGGGTGGCGGGCGTCAAAGTGGTCGGCGACTTTGTTGACAACTACAAAGTGGGTTTGCCGTCGGAACTGGCGATTTTGAATCTGTTCAGTCCCGAAACCGGTGTGCCCCTTGCTATTATTGACGCCACGGCGATCACCGACATGCGGACCGGGGCTGTGACAGCGCTTGGGGCCAAACATCTGGCGCGCAAGGACAGCAAGATTCTGGGCCATGTGGGATCGCGTGGCACATCCTATTGGAATGTGCGTTTGCTGAACCATCTGTATGATTTCGACGAAATCCGCATCCACTCCCGTCGGCCAGAAAGCCGCAATGCGTTCGGCGAAAGACTGGAAAAGGATCTGGGTAAAAAGATCATCGTCACCGACAACTGGCAGGATTGTCTTGAAGGCGCGGATATCCTGATCGAGGCGACACGGCTACCAGAGCCTACACCCATGTTCAAAACCGAATGGATCAAAAAAGGTGCCTTGGTGATCCCTTACGGCACTATGAGCGCGGTTGAATTTGATCTGACCGATATCATGGACAAGATGTTGGTGGATGACTGGGGTCAATGTGGTCCGGGGCGTCCCTACGGTTCATTGCGCGCCCATGTGGATGCTGGAAAACTGTCCGAGGAAACCCTGCACGCAGAATTGGGCGAGGTCGCCGCAGGACTGAAACCGGGCCGTGAAAACGACGACGAAACGATCTTGTTCTGGCATCGTGGTCTTAGCAGCACCGACGTGGCACTTGGGGCGGCTTTGGTGGCCAAGGCTAAGGCCAATAACATCGGCCAGAAAATTCGGTTCCGCTAA
- a CDS encoding phosphate/phosphite/phosphonate ABC transporter substrate-binding protein has translation MYNLNPALSSHWRSLFEHTAAVAGVPLDVIDYAAPAPLDLLWARTDLACVFMCGWPFQRTTRAFQIVAAPIPEYHATLHPLTGPQYCTNMVVSDAGPFNRLQDTFGGRIAWTDRGSHSGFNAPRKLLLDHLNGQERLYSESIGPVVTPRASLNSILEGRADVAPLDSYFHSLLARHEPDTARRIRVIAQTPASPIPLLVAAPEIAPEIVAKLGEAFAQAADSPQLAPYLKDLCLSGFAIPSRKDYAVTDQWHAEAMAAGYHEPC, from the coding sequence ATGTATAACCTGAATCCTGCGCTGAGCAGTCACTGGCGCAGTTTGTTTGAACACACAGCCGCTGTCGCCGGGGTGCCATTGGATGTGATCGACTACGCAGCACCCGCCCCGCTTGATCTGCTGTGGGCCCGCACGGATCTGGCCTGCGTGTTCATGTGCGGCTGGCCCTTTCAGCGTACCACCCGCGCATTTCAGATCGTCGCGGCCCCAATCCCCGAGTACCACGCAACGCTGCACCCGCTGACAGGGCCGCAGTATTGTACCAATATGGTGGTGTCGGATGCAGGCCCTTTTAACCGCCTGCAAGACACGTTTGGCGGGCGGATTGCCTGGACAGATCGTGGCTCGCACTCGGGTTTCAATGCCCCACGCAAACTGTTGCTGGATCACCTGAACGGGCAGGAACGCCTTTATTCTGAAAGCATCGGTCCGGTTGTCACCCCCCGCGCTTCGTTGAATAGCATTCTAGAGGGCCGCGCCGATGTTGCCCCGCTCGACAGTTATTTTCACAGCTTGCTGGCCCGCCATGAACCGGACACCGCGCGCCGCATTCGGGTCATTGCCCAGACGCCAGCCTCGCCCATACCGCTGCTGGTGGCCGCCCCAGAAATTGCCCCTGAAATCGTTGCCAAGCTAGGCGAGGCCTTTGCCCAAGCCGCCGATTCACCGCAACTGGCCCCTTACCTGAAAGACCTGTGCCTGAGCGGGTTTGCGATCCCAAGCCGCAAAGACTATGCCGTTACCGACCAGTGGCACGCCGAGGCAATGGCCGCAGGCTATCACGAGCCCTGCTGA
- a CDS encoding LysR family transcriptional regulator has translation MTLEQLRIFVAVATELNMTRAAEVLRLSQSAVSAAISALERRHDVQLFDRVGRGIALTPAGAVFLTEAKDILNRSQQAERVLEDLSTLRRGSIQLVASQTVGNYWLPRQLMSFHSSNPDIDLSVEITNSDRVMDWITSGKAELGFIESPVTMDGLEATQVGTDQMVLIGSREIGLQIDRAMLMSLPWVIREEGSGTRAMLLEFLSHYRLTLSDIRIALVLPSNEAIASAVSDGLGVALMSRLAAGFLGQSSEIAIRPSPQPDRALTMVLSTQRHRSSAVQAFVRQIKAGSNPALI, from the coding sequence ATGACACTTGAACAACTTCGCATCTTTGTCGCAGTGGCCACGGAGCTGAACATGACCCGCGCCGCCGAAGTGCTGCGCTTGTCGCAATCTGCTGTCAGCGCTGCGATTTCCGCGCTGGAACGACGCCATGATGTGCAACTTTTCGACCGGGTGGGGCGCGGCATCGCCTTGACCCCCGCCGGAGCTGTGTTTCTGACTGAGGCCAAAGACATCCTGAACCGCAGCCAACAAGCCGAACGGGTTCTCGAAGACCTCAGCACCCTGCGCCGAGGTTCAATCCAACTGGTCGCCAGTCAGACCGTGGGAAATTACTGGCTGCCTCGCCAATTGATGAGCTTCCATTCCAGCAATCCCGACATCGACCTCTCGGTCGAAATCACCAATTCGGATCGGGTGATGGACTGGATCACCTCAGGCAAAGCCGAATTGGGCTTTATCGAATCCCCCGTCACCATGGACGGGCTAGAGGCCACGCAAGTCGGAACTGACCAGATGGTTCTCATCGGCTCCCGCGAGATTGGCCTGCAGATCGACCGCGCCATGCTGATGAGCCTGCCTTGGGTGATCCGCGAAGAAGGCTCTGGCACCCGCGCCATGCTGCTGGAATTCCTGAGCCATTACAGGCTGACCCTGTCGGACATTCGCATCGCATTGGTGCTGCCCAGCAACGAGGCGATCGCGAGCGCTGTCTCTGACGGGCTGGGCGTTGCCTTAATGTCGCGTCTTGCGGCGGGGTTTCTAGGCCAATCCTCCGAGATCGCCATTCGACCATCCCCCCAGCCAGACCGCGCCTTGACGATGGTGCTATCTACGCAGCGCCATCGCAGCAGTGCGGTGCAGGCCTTTGTCCGTCAAATCAAAGCTGGCTCCAATCCCGCTTTGATCTGA
- a CDS encoding YeiH family protein, translating to MITTISPRQQALGFGHFITRNAFGVVIAVGITGLAALLHHLGLATTIGLPILSILIAMVIGNAIPAPKASLPGLQIASRPLLRFGIILLGLQVTLGDMLALGLLPLAALVALVMGTMGFTVWVGRLLGVEKSLTVLIASGTSICGASAVLATASTISAKDEDVAYGVAMVTLFGSVAMTLLPMTSAYLNFGPMVHGFWTGGTIHEVAQAVAAAFQHDEDAGTVGTMVKLARVLMLVPVLLLVGALFNKGHQDASSKRAPFPMFVLGFMAMVGVNSVLDIPADLRAHFATLTACILATSLAAIGFQTRFPALLARGPRPLVLAAVSCCFVSGAGLLLALALFP from the coding sequence ATGATCACCACAATATCCCCCCGCCAACAGGCCCTCGGGTTTGGGCATTTCATCACGCGCAACGCGTTTGGGGTGGTTATTGCCGTGGGGATTACGGGGCTTGCAGCCCTGCTGCACCATCTTGGGCTGGCCACGACAATCGGGCTTCCGATCTTGTCCATTTTGATCGCCATGGTGATCGGCAATGCGATCCCCGCCCCCAAAGCAAGCCTGCCCGGTTTGCAAATCGCGTCTCGCCCCCTGCTGCGCTTTGGGATTATCCTGCTCGGCTTGCAGGTCACGCTCGGCGATATGTTGGCCTTGGGCTTGTTGCCCTTGGCGGCGTTGGTGGCGCTGGTCATGGGGACAATGGGGTTTACCGTCTGGGTGGGCCGCCTTTTAGGTGTTGAAAAATCCCTAACCGTGCTGATCGCGTCGGGCACTTCAATCTGCGGGGCCTCTGCGGTGCTGGCAACCGCATCCACCATATCCGCCAAAGACGAAGACGTGGCCTACGGCGTTGCAATGGTCACCTTGTTCGGCTCTGTCGCAATGACGCTTTTGCCGATGACCAGCGCCTATTTGAACTTTGGCCCGATGGTCCACGGCTTCTGGACGGGCGGTACGATCCACGAGGTCGCCCAAGCCGTTGCCGCTGCGTTTCAACACGACGAGGATGCCGGAACCGTCGGAACGATGGTCAAGCTGGCACGCGTGCTGATGCTGGTGCCGGTCTTGCTGCTGGTGGGTGCGCTGTTTAACAAGGGCCACCAAGACGCCTCCAGCAAGCGCGCGCCCTTTCCCATGTTCGTGTTGGGTTTCATGGCCATGGTGGGGGTCAATTCTGTTCTGGATATCCCCGCTGATCTGCGGGCCCACTTTGCCACGCTGACCGCCTGTATCCTTGCCACATCGCTGGCGGCGATCGGCTTTCAAACCCGCTTCCCCGCCCTTTTGGCCCGTGGTCCGCGCCCATTGGTGTTGGCGGCTGTGTCCTGCTGTTTTGTTTCAGGCGCTGGCCTCTTGCTGGCCCTTGCCCTCTTCCCGTAA
- a CDS encoding UTRA domain-containing protein, with amino-acid sequence MKVTYKEVKADILGKIIKGDWAPGNLVPNEVDLAETYGCARATVNRAMRELSDEGIIERRRKAGTRVRMSPIRQARFDIPLVRDEIEDKGASYRYSLSSRVVEVAPDWLRARLKLPEEGRVLHLVCMHYADCIPYEHEDRWINLTALPAAEFVDFSECGPSEWLVATIPFSEAEINLSAGSADQSLADYLACSVGDPVFNIERSTWWESDAVTYVRFSYRPGHRLTSRY; translated from the coding sequence ATGAAAGTCACTTACAAAGAGGTCAAAGCCGACATTCTCGGAAAGATTATAAAGGGCGATTGGGCACCTGGAAATTTGGTGCCAAACGAAGTCGATCTTGCCGAGACTTATGGCTGTGCGCGCGCGACAGTGAACAGGGCGATGCGCGAACTCTCTGACGAGGGGATCATCGAACGACGGCGCAAAGCCGGCACGCGCGTGCGCATGTCACCAATCCGGCAGGCCCGCTTTGACATACCGCTTGTGCGCGACGAGATTGAGGATAAGGGCGCGTCCTATCGGTATTCATTGTCCAGTCGTGTTGTCGAAGTGGCACCAGACTGGTTACGCGCGCGGCTCAAATTGCCGGAGGAAGGCAGAGTGCTGCATCTTGTGTGCATGCATTACGCTGACTGTATCCCTTATGAGCACGAAGACAGGTGGATCAATCTGACCGCTCTGCCAGCAGCGGAATTTGTCGATTTCTCAGAATGCGGCCCAAGCGAATGGTTGGTCGCAACGATCCCGTTCTCTGAAGCCGAAATCAACCTGTCAGCCGGATCGGCAGATCAGAGTTTGGCGGATTATCTGGCATGCTCGGTAGGAGATCCGGTGTTCAATATCGAACGCTCGACATGGTGGGAAAGCGACGCGGTGACCTATGTGCGTTTCTCATACCGCCCCGGCCATCGCCTGACGTCTCGCTACTAG